The DNA segment NNNNNNNNNNNNNNNNNNNNNNNNNNNNNNNNNNNNNNNNNNNNNNNNNNNNNNNNNNNNNNNNNNNNNNNNNNNNNNNNNNNNNNNNNNNNNNNNNNNNNNNNNNNNNNNNNNNNNNNNNNNNNNNNNNNNNNNNNNNNNNNNNNNNNNNNNNNNNNNNNNNNNNNNNNNNNNNNNNNNNNNNNNNNNNNNNNNNNNNNNNNNNNNNNNNNNNNNNNNNNNNNNNNNNNNNNNNNNNNNNNNNNNNNNNNNNNNNNNNNNNNNNNNNNNNNNNNNNNNNNNNNNNNNNNNNNNNNNNNNNNNNNNNNNNNNNNNNNNNNNNNNNNNNNNNNNNNNNNNNNNNNNNNNNNNNNNNNNNNNNNNNNNNNNNNNNNNNNNNNNNNNNNNNNNNNNNNNNNNNNNNNNNNNNNNNNNNNNNNNNNNNNNNNNNNNNNNNNNNNNNNNNNNNNNNNNNNNNNNNNNNNNNNNNNNNNNNNNNNNNNNNNNNNNNNNNNNNNNNNNNNNNNNNNNNNNNNNNNNNNNNNNNNNNNNNNNNNNNNNNNNNNNNNNNNNNNNNNNNNNNNNNNNNNNNNNNNNNNNNNNNNNNNNNNNNNNNNNNNNNNNNNNNNNNNNNNNNNNNNNNNNNNNNNNNNNNNNNNNNNNNNNNNNNNNNNNNNNNNNNNNNNNNNNNNNNNNNNNNNNNNNNNNNNNNNNNNNNNNNNNNNNNNNNNNNNNNNNNNNNNNNNNNNNNNNNNNNNNNNNNNNNNNNNNNNNNNNNNNNNNNNNNNNNNNNNNNNNNNNNNNNNNNNNNNNNNNNNNNNNNNNNNNNNNNNNNNNNNNNNNNNNNNNNNNNNNNNNNNNNNNNNNNNNNNNNNNNNNNNNNNNNNNNNNNNNNNNNNNNNNNNNNNNNNNNNNNNNNNNNNNNNNNNNNNNNNNNNNNNNNNNNNNNNNNNNNNNNNNNNNNNNNNNNNNNNNNNNNNNNNNNNNNNNNNNNNNNNNNNNNNNNNNNNNNNNNNNNNNNNNNNNNNNNNNNNNNNNNNNNNNNNNNNNNNNNNNNNNNNNNNNNNNNNNNNNNNNNNNNNNNNNNNNNNNNNNNNNNNNNNNNNNNNNNNNNNNNNNNNNNNNNNNNNNNNNNNNNNNNNNNNNNNNNNNNNNNNNNNNNNNNNNNNNNNNNNNNNNNNNNNNNNNNNNNNNNNNNNNNNNNNNNNNNNNNNNNNNNNNNNNNNNNNNNNNNNNNNNNNNNNNNNNNNNNNNNNNNNNNNNNNNNNNNNNNNNNNNNNNNNNNNNNNNNNNNNNNNNNNNNNNNNNNNNNNNNNNNNNNNNNNNNNNNNNNNNNNNNNNNNNNNNNNNNNNNNNNNNNNNNNNNNNNNNNNNNNNNNNNNNNNNNNNNNNNNNNNNNNNNNNNNNNNNNNNNNNNNNNNNNNNNNNNNNNNNNNNNNNNNNNNNNNNNNNNNNNNNNNNNNNNNNNNNNNNNNNNNNNNNNNNNNNNNNNNNNNNNNNNNNNNNNNNNNNNNNNNNNNNNNNNNNNNNNNNNNNNNNNNNNNNNNNNNNNNNNNNNNNNNNNNNNNNNNNNNNNNNNNNNNNNNNNNNNNNNNNNNNNNNNNNNNNNNNNNNNNNNNNNNNNNNNNNNNNNNNNNNNNNNNNNNNNNNNNNNNNNNNNNNNNNNNNNNNNNNNNNNNNNNNNNNNNNNNNNNNNNNNNNNNNNNNNNNNNNNNNNNNNNNNNNNNNNNNNNNNNNNNNNNNNNNNNNNNNNNNNNNNNNNNNNNNNNNNNNNNNNNNNNNNNNNNNNNNNNNNNNNNNNNNNNNNNNNNNNNNNNNNNNNNNNNNNNNNNNNNNNNNNNNNNNNNNNNNNNNNNNNNNNNNNNNNNNNNNNNNNNNNNNNNNNNNNNNNNNNNNNNNNNNNNNNNNNNNNNNNNNNNNNNNNNNNNNNNNNNNNNNNNNNNNNNNNNNNNNNNNNNNNNNNNNNNNNNNNNNNNNNNNNNNNNNNNNNNNNNNNNNNNNNNNNNNNNNNNNNNNNNNNNNNNNNNNNNNNNNNNNNNNNNNNNNNNNNNNNNNNNNNNNNNNNNNNNNNNNNNNNNNNNNNNNNNNNNNNNactggatcgtttgttcccgttgagagaataaattcaagaagttgaatttatattatatagtaaattcaaggagttgaatttatgataattaaaatttgagaatttaatttattaaactcaaatgttgggtttattaaatattaaattttggaggtgatgaaaattcaagtagttgaatttataatttaaacaataaattcaaatgttgaatttataatgtatttaatttattaagctcaaaagttgagttgattaattaataaattaaatatggtgagtaatatgtttaatgggcttgtaggagtacaagtccaacataataattaattaaatttttaatggaccttgattaaattaattaaattatttggactagcccaattaattaaatcaagtccattaatgttaattatgtaattaggcTATGACCTAATTATAAATAGGGGTTGCAAGTCATAACCCTAGGCTACAACAATCATTTTTCGAAAACCACTCctccaaagaaagaaaaatcggCTACCTTCTTTTGAGAAAGGtttttgagccgtctctcaaataaTCTTCTCCTACGTTAAATCTCTTCTaatatttctagtgcaatttggaagaggaacaaacaattcagtcgtggacctgattagacgaAACGagaggatttcatcgaagaaagttcgtagggattcatcaagagctaatccgtttataccggattagttgaagccaagtgaattaattcacaaaggtataatttctaacgccctatgaatgtttgattcagaaaaccatacgagtgtccaaaagaattattttgttttcaaaataaaataaaaattttaaaacttccgctgcgtttgggcacgtagaaaaccgagatccaacagattGATGGTACCATTTCCATTCATTTTATCCTTTAAACTTTTTATAACTTCTTTGTTGAATAAAATCCTTTTGGTAACAAATGCGGGATCCCTTTTCCTCGATGGTTCACGGTCCATGGATGCAAGATTCCTCCCAGGCCACAAAGAAACGGAGTCGAAACTTGGGTTAATGATATTTTCGGCAAGGTTCTTTCTTGATGTTAGACCAACGGTAGCTGCATCTGCTGCCCAAGCAGCAATGAACGTGCTTAGTGAAGAAGCATCAAACACTCTATGTGAAACGCAAACACCAATAGAAAGCCCGCCGCACTTGAATTTCGTGACTTGAATTGATAGTAATGGATCAGTGATTTGATCAACCGCACCTATTCATGATGCAGCAGCCATCTTTCGTAAGCTATATATAAACATCTGAAAATTACTAACAAATTTCACAACTCAACTACTTTAGcattatatcataaaatatataatcaaaaagaTGTAGCTAATATGCATTGTTGCAAGGCTAAACCTTTAAGTCACAAAATGTATTATTGTGCACAAATTTTGAAATGAATCACGTAAGAATATGCTAATTCGTGCCTAATTCACATGGAAGCAAGTCATGGAGCAATCGGCCACAATCTGCATCAACTTTGATAAAGTCATGCAGCCCACAATCAGCTTGAGCTTCCACAAAATCTGCCCCTTCATCATTGCAATCAACTGTTTGATTTTGCTTCATATATCTTCCTGCAAGTGGGTAAAATTGTACCAAAATTCTACCCAATGATTCTTCCAACAAATGGAGGTTACCCGGCCTGTAGTAGAACATAATCACCGCCACATTCATCGAAGGAGACATCTCATCAAGCAATGAAATTTTGTAGCTCTTAAGGTTATGGGGAGTTGGGTTGCATGGTTTAATAAACCTTCTGCTCAATATTTCCATCTTCATCTTTTGTTATATTGTAAAACATGCAGCATGATatgatacaaaattaaatataatcgttatataatatgatatcagTTTGGTTCCGTTGTCGATCTATACAGTCCAATTCTTCTATCAAACAAATTTGGCCAATcattattaaattcttaaaaGCTTTACTTGATTTTTCCATTTTTAGCACAATGCTGAAAAATCACATCGAATTTGAGATTAGCAAATGTAATGTAAACATCATGTTTTATTAGTAAAGACATAGAGATGCTTATAAAAATATAGATGTATGATCATTTGACGGTACACTGAAAAACTCTCCATCGAATTTTCCAAGTGATAATCACTTATCGAGTTGAATAATATGTAGTTATGGTAATATACCATTAgccctttgacccgggacaacgtAGAGGCTCTACATACTAACATGCACTTTGATATGTTTACCGACTACAAAAGTTGTGGAATTTAGCTTAATTGTTAATTAAGTGAGGAAAGTGAAACTGTTTGTTTTAGTGAAAGAGTTAACAAAACTGGCGGCCGCCAAAAATGGATCGGTGTTAAAATTTTGTCCttcgaaatttttatttttcattatttgaaTGAGATTTGTGCCCTCAATACATCAGCTTTGTCTGATCGTTGATCAAGATTATAATGAAttcaagattatttatttagaaaatttaaaatgtactaattaaataataaattagtaatAGCGACTACTAAGTGCAAAATTCTCATTAAACATTCTAGAAGAgtctaaaataatttaattatggaTGGTATTTTCAATAATAGAAAATATGTAGATGAAAgcttttaaaaatgaaattacaATATCCTGATTCAAGAGGATTAATGttttaatcataaattaaaatttataaatatttaattaagatttatatgaaataagatAACTTTTAACACAAATTTTGTCCACAAAATTGCTCTCTCTGTCCCGCTTTACAGCATCGCTCATGCTAGCACTTAGGCCTCGTATCATTTGTTgggtgaaatatatatatatttgattaataATATCATCCCTGTTATCGATTGGTTGACCATATTAGTTTGGTCGGTAGGTGATACTTTCCACGGAAAGTTTGGTGTAATTATATGGAACCAAATTTAGCCAATCTCTATATTAAATCTCCAAAAGCTTTTCTTGTTATTTCTTATTCAtcatgagaaaaaaaattacagtTTTGGTCTTTTATATTTTCCTCATTTCGATGGTTGCTTACAACATTGTCAAATTTCGATTTTAATATGATATCTTTAttatcattctttttttttttttacagtgtAAAATACTATATCCACATTCTCGCTtaaaaaactaaattaattgccaaatttttaaaaaacacgagtttaaaattgaaatttgattatataaataataaaatcgttAAACAGAAACAAATACAAGGCTGGACCTactttttgttttctttatcatattttttgtcAATATCTCGTTTACAATTCCATGCACGTCCCCTCTCATCTCCATAGTGACTAATATTCATTTAAGAACATATATGTACGTATACACATAATCAAGCAAACTGTGTGCAGGCTAGTCTGGACACCTTATTCATATgacatagtttggtacacatgataggataaacatgtgatatataaaataaggataagttaaggataaataagatataagatattatatttaatgtttggtataaTTTTagtaagagtgattaaatttatatattagattgtaatgatcACCATATTaacattatcataataaattttataatttcaaagttgttgcttgagtttatatttcttatctgttcatgcgtcaacagtgcttgcatgatttatttatttttagctaattttatatattatataatatgataattgatcctttgattttgtgagtcaagtcaaatatcaatttttaaggttaatcgagttatactaataattttattgaaatttataaaaatcatttatataattatctcgagttcatttatataattatcatattatataatatataaaaataaataaaaatatttatttgattttaatttctacctCCTAGcagatatttataaaaatcatttatggtgttttttatatattgaggacaattaagtcatttgttgtgttttttatcattaaattaaaattatcacatctcataaaagggatattttatcttgtataaaattatttatcacagaCCCATGATATTATCATTGGCTTTCTAAAAAGATATCAAACGTGGGATAAAgaagattatttatcaatccctCTCTTATCCAGTATACCAAACTATACCATATATGATAAGTAAATTATAGGTGTAGATTTAAATTATTAACTCTATTTGTTTCTATGTTAATTGGTGCATTTATTACAAGTTAATAACCAGATAACTACTTATTTGAATATTCAAGTCAAATTTCTTTTCATGCTTTGTTTTGTATTTTCctggttttattttttgtatcatattaattgattaattatttgttagatataaatatataattaaattgagaAATGTTATTTACACTCCATATTTTTGTTAACACACTACGTTTTTAATGTTTACTACAAGTTGTCAATGTCACCCTTTAATCAATGTTGAAATATAGtacaatatacaaaacattagtTTAATCTATTTCCAACctgtgaaaaaagaaaaatatttcattcttatatttttataatttattccatattttcttatatttttttatgtaattttaaaaaatcgatCTGATACGAGAAATAAACAAGGTTATCCGAGATACAGGAATTCGGATGATCAGCTATTCAGATAGTTTGTTGGTTTGTGTAGTCAGCTAATACTTCAATGTCTCCTGAAAACAAACTTTGAGTGGGTTATCACCGACGCCACAAACAGACGTTAGGTTTGTCGAAGCTCTCGGGCAAAAATTCTCCGACGCTCGAGTAAGTGATCACTTTTAGAGAATTATAAAAGAGAGTAGAAGTCAGCTAATACTTCAACATGGAAACGAACTTTGAGTGGGTTATCACCTACGTCACAAAGAAACGTTATGTTTGTCGAAGCTACCGAGCAAAAATTCTCCGACTCTCAAGTAAGTATCACTTTTAGAGAATTATAAAAGAGAGTAAAAGTGAATTTCCAATGAGAGGAAATGAGAACATACTTTATCAAGAGGAGACATAAGTTATTTACGAAGTTTCTTTGTGGAATTTTAAGGGAGTAATGGGCCCTCTTTATGGGCTTAACCAATGGCCTTTTTTATTGCTAATAAgtagtcttttttttttaattctctaagtagattaaattaatttaaaaaacaacCTAGGTTCGAAGGTTTCTATGGAATATTTCACCCTATCTTATGGGGCACTGCCCTATGAGGTGATCAAAGGCTCAATTTTAACCACATCTATGCGAGATCTACCAATTCATATGCGAGGTTCTCCAAATTCTTTAAAATCAACGGCTCAGATCCTGTGGGGCAGTAGCATCGACTCTTCCGGTTTCTATGCCTACCGAAGGTTAGACAAGGGGCGAGACCTTGGTAAGAAACCTGTTGATGAAGAGTGTCATAAGGGGGTGGGAAGAAAAAGAGCACATGATGACTTGGTCACCTCTTTGAAGAAACTAGCGCCCACCTGCTAAATCATATAGAAGAATGCTAAATCATTCTGGGATTCGAGTGACTTTGGATCGGGTTGAGAAAGGGGATGATGATTGTGAGTGATGATGACATGGGTCCCCTTCGATGTTTTGTAGCGCTTAATGTCGTCACGTTGATCCTTTTCTTTGAATCGTCTTGTGTTATGAAGCTCCAAGTTGTTTCTTTCATGGGCGAGATTATTCATCTTAATATCCAGGAGGCGAGTCTGCAGGGCCATACGAATGGGGATCTCAGCACGAGTTTGGCACTTCATTTCCTATAATTAAGCAATGGTAATGCTTTAGAATAACCGAAAATCAGATCAAATCCACAGTTACTAAATTATTCTAGTGCAGTAACGTGTTGAAATGGAATATTTGAggaattttccaaaaatagaaaTTTTCGAGATTTTCATATAGCAAGAACTATGTATTGATCATTCTATTTTCGAGAATGTTTCTATGTTCATTGCTGCATATATCACGGAATCGTATTTCGaattttctattaaaatttataagtgTTTCACAAATTTCCTTAAATGACGAAAACTCAATTTTGGTTTCagttttaaaattgattttcttgaaaatataaattttacttttaatttcaaatttaaatctaaatatcttgaaaaaataaataacatttattGATTTTACTTCGGTTCTatcatatgatttaaatttgaatttaaatatcttgaaaaaataacatttattgaTTTGACATCGGTTCCATCgcattgattatatcattttatttaattttgattgtGGTGTTAAGTTGTGTGTTACTTTTATAGAATTTAAtgttggcaaaaatttgtgtgagacagtctcacgggtcgtattttgtgagacagatatcttatttgggtcatccatgaaaaagtattactttttatgttaagaatattactttttattgtaaatataagtagggttgacccgtctcacagataaagattcgtgtgaccgtctcacaagagacctactcatttatGTTTACTACTCTCTatcatactaaataaaatataaaagcttttatataatattatgtttttcaatttttttataagagTGTCCgtaaattattgttattattgttatgtaTCTTAACAGaactttaaaatatgtattttaatagaaatttaatataaatattccaaaaaataattaatttttttgtcaaaatttattcatataataaatgacaaaaatttgaatttttaaaaaatgtttatttattctttaaaattttgataaacaaaataatataagatttttttaaatattttcttttctttttatttataatagttCCATTTAACCAAGATAATAAGTCAATTTAACgacaaaatattgttttcatcaTTTGAGCGTTATTTCAAATGAcattaatattttgatataataatttttggtaataatatttaaatattaaatatattcattatattaaatcgataattttaaataattattcaaatactaatacttactaattttaataattaattatataaaataacactTTGTGTATCGCACGAGTGAAATACTAGTTAATTTAAAACTAAACACGGGTTTTTGGCCCAACGGGCCGATATGCTTGGACATAATACCATGTACCAAATTAATTTTTCCCCAAGCTGTTGTCCCAGTCGGCTAATAAGCTGGGGAAAACATGTTTTTTAATCCTGAAGTGTTTTTCGTTTGTAGGCAAGTATTGCTTAGTCGCCCTCAATTCGTGGTTCCTTATCGTTTATATGAACGGTTACATGATTGCACATTTTCGCGATGCTATGAATTTTTCATTGGCTCATGGTCCCTCCAACATGTGAATGGTTCCTTGGTTTCGCCAGATCGTATATAGTTCATTGGCCTTTGAAGCATGCATGTTTCCTTGATATCCCTTGTACTTAATTTTGTTCTTCTACGTTAACTGCATGACAAGCAAAGGCTGAGGTGGATATGTTGCCCCCTGAGCGTCGACGTATGTGCTCGATTGATGGTTCATTGTAGTCTTGTAAAAAAGTTTGGGTTAGTGTAAACAAAGTTTTGAATGACTAGTACCTTAATCGTTGGACTTTGGGTTCTGACGAGTTCTTCCCCATATTAACAGCAACATGGGCTGTCATTTTTGCCACTTGCTTGCgactgttttgttttttttacttgGTTCCCCAAGATGGTTCCTCGACTACCCAGCTCCACATTGGAAGTTGACCAATTCTTTGTAGTTCCTTCAGCTTTCCTTACCCATAATTCATTCATGGTATATCATTAAAATGCTGACCAAATGAATTTATAGGCTAAGCAGTTTCTTGGTGAGCTTTTAAGGGGTTATGGGCACTCTTTATGGGCTTAACAAACTGTCCTTTTCATTtgctaataattttttttaaaaaaaaatccttattttaagtggattaaattaatttttaaaaattgattatatctcatcataaacatttagtGTAATAAcgataataaaaatgttattttaaagcAAAATATGCTTTTTCAAATTTGTAGTTAATATGTTTgtgtaataaatattatattaaacaaaaaaaataaagtgataagtttattttaatgtttagtATGACTGTATGAAATGAATTGAGTATGTATTATATGAtttgcaaaaaatattttgaagtaatAAAATATCTTACTTTTAATctcaatttttaatatatataaatttaaatcttaTCTCGATTTGGTCATTCAAAATTTCGTAAACCGCTTtagttttatgtattttataaaaaattagatcaacattttgtatattttacaacattttgagataaaatatgaatttggttCTTCTTTGTACTATATTTTCTTCTGAGATGAATACTTAAACTCTTTAATATAAAAGATCTCTAGAACCACTAAAATAtgctttttttttcctcttcgTGCACTAAAACATTTATTGTGGACATACTCACAATATAATAGACATGcatcatcaatattttaaatggcTTGACCAATTACTAACctttgttcaaaattttcaatcgtGGACATATGTAGTTTCTCAACATTCGACACATCACATTTTTTTCCTTTGTATGACATCGAATCTAAAACAAACAATTAAGATAAAACTTACAAATATTAGCATTTCACATATattagaataaaatataaattatatcgtcctaaaaaaataaattttatatatttattatgataatttaaatagttgaaataattttttatataatgttgacatatatgcaagaaataaacatataatacaCCAATTGAATActttattaattttcataaataaataagagtCACTTCTAAATTTTCATTCGAGAGCACCCATTTGATCAAGACAATAGGTGATTGATAGTGTTCATATGtatttctaaatttattttaaagtttttaaatctaaaatgtgatttaaaaaaaaagcacCTGGAGAAAAAGTTGCAAAAGAAAATGTGGTGAAGTGGTAActattttatcaaagtttttattttacCAATATAATGCGTTGTTGAAATTACACATATATATTGTCTATACACAAACCAAGCAAAATTTCCAAGAGAATCGAGAAGgggaaaatacaaaaaaaaacaaaaacaaaaactaagCCTGTGGTGC comes from the Primulina huaijiensis isolate GDHJ02 chromosome 8, ASM1229523v2, whole genome shotgun sequence genome and includes:
- the LOC140982450 gene encoding pelargonidin 3-O-(6-caffeoylglucoside) 5-O-(6-O-malonylglucoside) 4'''-malonyltransferase-like, which translates into the protein MKMEILSRRFIKPCNPTPHNLKSYKISLLDEMSPSMNVAVIMFYYRPGNLHLLEESLGRILVQFYPLAGRYMKQNQTVDCNDEGADFVEAQADCGLHDFIKVDADCGRLLHDLLPCELGAVDQITDPLLSIQVTKFKCGGLSIGVCVSHRVFDASSLSTFIAAWAADAATVGLTSRKNLAENIINPSFDSVSLWPGRNLASMDREPSRKRDPAFVTKRILFNKEVIKSLKDKMNGNGTINLLDLGFLRAQTQRKF